The Molothrus ater isolate BHLD 08-10-18 breed brown headed cowbird chromosome 9, BPBGC_Mater_1.1, whole genome shotgun sequence genome includes a region encoding these proteins:
- the ITGB3BP gene encoding centromere protein R isoform X2, translating into MSVKRALNLDTVKRDNAPEATPLKAKRRNLDLYSPTTGTCQLSPCSSPCSDRAQKPSSAPAEDGSEQSESKRGLSRRGQPQTEHDVFLQLHSQVRNSLPRILKLRANLTSLKALEGSRELENILGVSHSSCVLSAELQKTQALVSQAEKLQLLKANHGKVAAREHIQAGGAALLTSFLDRRKEPLGLLQATPSTKAQPE; encoded by the exons gGTTAAGAGAGCATTAAATTTGGACACTGTTAAAAGAGATAAT gcACCTGAGGCCACCCCCCTGAAGGCCAAAAGGAGAAACCTGGACTTGTACTCCCCAACCACGGGCACGTGCCAGCTGagtccctgctcctctccctgcagtgacagggcacagaagcccagcagtgccccagcagaGG ATGGGAGCGAGCAGAGCGAATCCAAGCGCGGATTATCCAGGAGAGGGCAGCCTCAAACAGAGCACGACGT gttcctgcagctgcactccCAAGTGAGAAATTCCTTGCCCAGAATTCTGAAACTAAGAGCAAATCTGACAAGCCTGAAG GCTTTGGAGGGCAGTAGAGAGCTGGAAAACATCCTTGGAGTCTCACACTCGTCCTGTGTCCTGAGTGCTGAACTGCAGAAAACCCAAGCGCTGG TGAGTCAAGCAGAAAAACTGCAGCTGTTGAAAGCAAACCATGGAAAAGTCGCTGCCCGAG AGCACAtccaggctgggggtgctgcatTGCTCACCTCATTCCTGGACAGAAGGAAGGAGCCCCTGGGCCTGCTCCAGGCCACACCCAGCACCAAGGCACAGCCAGAGTGA
- the ITGB3BP gene encoding centromere protein R isoform X1 gives MSVKRALNLDTVKRDNAPEATPLKAKRRNLDLYSPTTGTCQLSPCSSPCSDRAQKPSSAPAEGDGSEQSESKRGLSRRGQPQTEHDVFLQLHSQVRNSLPRILKLRANLTSLKALEGSRELENILGVSHSSCVLSAELQKTQALVSQAEKLQLLKANHGKVAAREHIQAGGAALLTSFLDRRKEPLGLLQATPSTKAQPE, from the exons gGTTAAGAGAGCATTAAATTTGGACACTGTTAAAAGAGATAAT gcACCTGAGGCCACCCCCCTGAAGGCCAAAAGGAGAAACCTGGACTTGTACTCCCCAACCACGGGCACGTGCCAGCTGagtccctgctcctctccctgcagtgacagggcacagaagcccagcagtgccccagcagaGG GAGATGGGAGCGAGCAGAGCGAATCCAAGCGCGGATTATCCAGGAGAGGGCAGCCTCAAACAGAGCACGACGT gttcctgcagctgcactccCAAGTGAGAAATTCCTTGCCCAGAATTCTGAAACTAAGAGCAAATCTGACAAGCCTGAAG GCTTTGGAGGGCAGTAGAGAGCTGGAAAACATCCTTGGAGTCTCACACTCGTCCTGTGTCCTGAGTGCTGAACTGCAGAAAACCCAAGCGCTGG TGAGTCAAGCAGAAAAACTGCAGCTGTTGAAAGCAAACCATGGAAAAGTCGCTGCCCGAG AGCACAtccaggctgggggtgctgcatTGCTCACCTCATTCCTGGACAGAAGGAAGGAGCCCCTGGGCCTGCTCCAGGCCACACCCAGCACCAAGGCACAGCCAGAGTGA
- the ITGB3BP gene encoding centromere protein R isoform X3 — protein MLSVVSFFQSDGRKEIYCSEMWKAPHSTDGSEQSESKRGLSRRGQPQTEHDVFLQLHSQVRNSLPRILKLRANLTSLKALEGSRELENILGVSHSSCVLSAELQKTQALVSQAEKLQLLKANHGKVAAREHIQAGGAALLTSFLDRRKEPLGLLQATPSTKAQPE, from the exons ATGCTGAGTGTGGtctctttttttcagtctgaTGGCAGGAAGGAGATTTATTGCAGTGAAATGTGGAAAGCTCCTCATTCCACAG ATGGGAGCGAGCAGAGCGAATCCAAGCGCGGATTATCCAGGAGAGGGCAGCCTCAAACAGAGCACGACGT gttcctgcagctgcactccCAAGTGAGAAATTCCTTGCCCAGAATTCTGAAACTAAGAGCAAATCTGACAAGCCTGAAG GCTTTGGAGGGCAGTAGAGAGCTGGAAAACATCCTTGGAGTCTCACACTCGTCCTGTGTCCTGAGTGCTGAACTGCAGAAAACCCAAGCGCTGG TGAGTCAAGCAGAAAAACTGCAGCTGTTGAAAGCAAACCATGGAAAAGTCGCTGCCCGAG AGCACAtccaggctgggggtgctgcatTGCTCACCTCATTCCTGGACAGAAGGAAGGAGCCCCTGGGCCTGCTCCAGGCCACACCCAGCACCAAGGCACAGCCAGAGTGA